A window of Corvus cornix cornix isolate S_Up_H32 unplaced genomic scaffold, ASM73873v5 scaffold7, whole genome shotgun sequence genomic DNA:
CCAGGTCCTGGGGGACATCCCTCACCTGTGTCCCCTCTCCGGGACCAGGGAGCCAAGTCCTGGAGCCACCAGGCTCGTGGAGCCCATCAGTCATGGTGCCACCACCTGTGTTGGACCTCTGGGAGGAGGGAACGGGATCATGGAGCCGCCAGGTCATGGGAACATCAACTCATCATCCTACCACCCCTGCTGGacctctgggagcagggaatggggtCACAGAGTCAAGAGGTCATGAGAAACATCCCACCACCCCTGCTGGacctctgggagcagggaatggggtCACAGAGTCAAGAGGTCATGAGAAACATCCCACCACCCCTGCTGGacctctgggagcagggagcggGATCCTGGAGCCACCAGGTCATGGGAGACATCAAACATCAGCTCACGTCCATCATCATCTGTGTTTGACCCACCTCAGGGCAGTCCCGGGGCCACCAGCCCCTGGGGGACATCGCTCCCATCTCCGGGACCAGGGAGCCAAGTTCTGGAGCCCCAGGGCTCGTGGGGCCCCACCACACCCCCCATCCCCCTTCCTCCAACCCCCCCCAAGCTCCACCACCCAGCGCTGTCCCCCCACGGCCACCAACGCCCCCCGCCCATCGCCCGCCCGCTGTCACTTGTCCCTGGCCGCCGCCCGGGCGTGGATCCGCGTGTGCCGGGCCAGCGAGGATTTGTTGCTGAAGCTCTTCCCGCAGTGGCCGCAGGGGAAGGGCCGCTCCCCGGTGTGGGAGCGCTCGTGCACCGTCAGATCCGCCAGGTACTTGAAGCTCTTGCCGCACGTCCGGCAGGGGTAGGGCCGCTCCTGGGTGTGGCTGCGGCGGTGCATGGTCAGGTTGGACTGCTGGCTGAAGCGCTTCCCGCAGGCCGGGCAGGGGTACGGCCGCTCGCCGGTGTGCGAGCGCTGGTGCTTGTTCAGGTCCGAGGGGTTGGTGAAGCTCTTCCCGCAGGCGCCGCAGCCGTACGGCCGCTCCCCGGTGTGCAGGCGCCGGTGCGTGGTCAGCGTGGACAGGTGGCCGAAGCGCTTCCCGCAGGCGCCGCAGCCGTACGGCTTCAACCCCCGTGTGCGTCCGCTCGTGGGTCTTCAGGTGCGTCAGGCGGCCGAAGCTCTTTCCGCACTGCCCGCAGGGGTACGGCCGCTCCGGCGGCTTCTCCGCGCTCCCGGCGTCCTCCGTGGGGTTTCCCGTGGGAGCGGTGGGGTCCCGCTGGGTTTGGCGCCGGGGGGGTCCTCTCCGGGCGGGAATCGCGGCTCTGGGGACGTCGGGTGGGGTGTTGGGGTTGGGgaaggggcagctctggggctgtgaTGGGACCTGTGGGGGAGAGGATGAGGTCCATGGGGTGGTTCCCGATGGGGAATGTCCGGCTCCGGCCCCTCCATGCTCCGGTGCAGGTGGGGAGGGTCCGGCTCCCACCACTGACCCCCAAATCCACCCATGGGAGGCCATCAGGACCATGGGGAGAAGGGTGAGGTTGGACCTCCAATCAGGCGGGGTTTGACCCAAGGAGACGGTTTTGGAGCCCAAGGAGATGATTTTGTGCCCATTGAGATGTTTTCGAACCCAAAACGGATTTGACTCAAGGAGATGGTTTTTGACCCAAGATGGTTTTGAGCCAATGAGATGGTTTTTGACCCAAGACGGTCTTTGAGCCACTGAGATGGTTTTTGACCCAAGGAAATGTTTCGGAGCCCAGCAAGATGGGTTTTGAGTCCAAGCTGGCTTTTGAGCCTGAAGAGATGATTTTGTGCCCAGGGAGATGGTTTTGAACCCAATGAGATGGTTTTTGACCCCAAAAAATTGGTTTTGACCCAAAGGCACGGTTTTGAACCCAAAACGGTTTTTGACTCAAGGAGATGGTTTTTGACCCAAGATGGTTTTGGAGTCCAAGGAGATGATTTTGGCCCGAGGACATGGGTTTTGACCCAAGAAAATGGTTCTGGAGCCCAAGATGGTTTTTGATCCCAAGGAGAAGGTTCTGAACCCAAAGAGATGTTTTGAAGCCCAAACAAGATGGGTTTTGAGCCTAAGAGATGGGTTTTGACCCAGTGAGATGGTTTTGTCCCAGTGAAATGGGTTTTGACCCCAAAAAGTTGATTTTGACCCAAGGACATGGTTTTGTGCCCAAAGAGATGGTTTTTGACCccaggattttggttttggctCCACTGAGATGGTTTTGACCCCCAGAAGACAACTTTTGGGGCCACTGAGATGGTTTTTGGGTCCCACCACCTCCAAGCTCCCCCAGCTCCAGTGGCAGCACCTTCACCCCGTTTTTGGGGTGGGTGAAGGGTCTCCTGCCCCCATCCCCGTACCTCCTTCCCgcagctcctcttcctcagccaCCACCTTCTCCTTGCCCGGAGCCGCCTCCTCCCAGGGGGATTCCGATGGGGACAGGGGGCTCGGTGGGACCCCCAAAGCTCCAGGGTCCTCCATGTCCCCGGGGGCCACATCCTCGACCTTCACCCGCACGGTGACCTGGGGCACGCAGGaacagggacacagagctgctgaggggaTTTGGGTGCCCAGGACCCCCAAAAGATGCCAAGGAGGTTTTGGGGCCTGGGACCCCtaaaagctgcagaggggaTTTGAGTGCTGGGGATGCCCAGGAGTTGTGGAGGGACTTTGGGTGCCTGGGACCCCTGAAAGCCCCAAAAGGGTTTTGGGTTCCCAGGACCCCCCGAGACGCAGAGGGGATTTTGGGGACCAGGACTCCTGAAAGCTGCCAAGCGGCTTTAGGCACCCAGGACCCCCTTTCCAGTCTCTGCTTGGGGGCTTCCCTCTGGAATGAGCTCGGAATCCACGGTGGGGAGGTCTGAGGGGGTGGGATGTAGTGGGAGGAATGGAGGGGGGGGGGGCGATTATTCCCAATTTCGAGACCAGGAGCCCCTCGGAACCCCCCCGCCCCATGTCCGGACCCCTGCGCCGCTCCGCTCccacctgctgctcccaaatCCCGGCGGGATCTCCGTGGCCCAGCTGGAAGCTCTCGGCCAAGGCCACGGCCTGAGCGCAGGACTCGGGGTGCCGGACCCACACCCAGCTCTGGATGTCCTCGGGGAGGATGCTCAGGAactgctccagcaccagcagctccatgaTCTGCTCCTTGCTGCGCACCTCGGGCCGCAGCCACCCCTGCGACAGCTCCCGCAGCCTCCGGCAAACgtcccgcggccccgccgcctcctgGTAGCGGAACTGCCGGAACCGGAGCCGCCGCATCTCGGTACCGGCCCCCCCGGACCCCgccccgggacccccgggaAGGGCCGGGACGAGGCGCCGCGTCCACTCGCCGCGGGGCCACCGCCGGCCCGAGGGTCCGCCCGTGTCCCCCCCGCCGGGTCCCCCCCTCCGCGGGGTCCGGGGGTCGCAGCCgccagcggggccggggagggggggTCTCCATCCTGCCGAGCTCCGTCGTGACCCCCCCGAATATCCCGATGCGGATCTGGGGAAGGGGGGGGACAGGGGATGGTTAAGGAAAGACCCCTCCCCCACTCCCATCCTGGCGGTCCCCCCAGCTTTACAACCCCCCTCGCCTTGAGgacccccaggacccccccaTCAGCCCCACCtgacccccagccccccccgACCCCACCTTGCCCCAAAAGCCCCCAGACCTCTGTAAAGTTCCCCCCCCTCGGAGTCCATCGCGACCCCCGTAATTGGGGTCCCGAATCCCCCCGGCCCTGGGGTTCCGAAACCCCCCTAAACCTGGGTCCCGACCCCGCAGCCCCCCCAAACCTGGGGGTCCCCAcgccccctccctgccctgaaACCCCCCAGACCTGGGGGTACCACAGCCCCGCACACCGGGGGTCCTGGACGCTGCCCCATTCAAACCCGGGGTCGCGGAGCCCCCCCGGACCCAGGTCCCGGCCCCCTCCCATTCCTGAAGCCGCCCCAGCCCTGGGTCCCGCAGCCCCCCCGGACTTGGGGTCCTGCCCTCCCGCCCCCCAAACCCTGGGGGTccgcagccccctccccactcAAACCTGGGGTCCCTCCCGCAGCCCCCCCGAGCTGGTCCCGGCCCCTCGCCCGCCGCTCGCCGACACAAAGGGCCGGAGCGGccgggcgcggccccgcccccgaggggtcccgggggggtcccggggggtcCAGGGGGGTCCCGACGCCCCCAAatttctccccccccccccaaatttcCCCCCCCCGGTCCCGCCGTACGTCGGGGAGGTGGCGAGGAACCGCGCCTCTCATTGGGCGAGCGCGCTGTCAGTCACGGTAGGCCACGCCCACGCACGGGGGTTGGGGCTCTGATTGACAGCGCAAATAGCCAATGGAAGAGCGAGATAGGGCAAAGAGGCGGGACATGGGCGGGAGGGCACGCCCCCAGTGTGCTGCGGGGTTGGGCGTGATTGACAGCTCCAAAAGCCAATGGAAGCGCGAGAAGCGGAAGGAGGCGGGGGCTTGGCGGGAGACCACGCCCACTCTGTTCGCCCGCGGCGGGTGGGGCGGGGGTGACCCCAAACCGGGGGGGGGGACACAAAGGGGTCCCCCCAAACACCCCAGAGGGCACACAGGGGATCCCTCGACACTTCTGGAGGTTCCTGGAATTCTCCCGGAGGAGAATTCCAGGGAAAACCGGGAAAACCCGGGGTTTTTAATCCAGGGAAAATCGGTAAAAATGGGGGTTTTATGAGgcaaaaaaccagtaaaaagtGGGGCTTTTGTCCAGGGAAAACCGAGGAAAAACGGGGGATTTATCCAGGAAAACCAGTCCGGAATGGGGGTTTTATGCAGGGAAAAACCAGTCAGGAATGGGGGGATTATCCAGGGAAAATCAGTCAGGAATGGGGGTTTATCCAGGGAAAACAGGTAAAAAGCGGGGGGCTTATCCAGGGAAAACCCGGTAAAAACTGGGCTTTTATCCAGGGGAAAATCCAGTCAGGAATGGGGGGTTTATCCAGGAAAAACAGGTTAAAAGTTGGGGGTTTATCCAGGGAAAACCGGTCAGGAATGGGGGGTTTATCCAGGGAAATCCAGTAAAACGTGGGAGTTTTATCCAGGAAAATCCGGTCCCAATGGACTTGAGGACAAAACCCCCTGGGCactccccagagccccccagtTTCCCCCAGACCCCTCCGCTGCAGATCCCAAAACTCCTCCAGAACCCTCCAGGGACCCCCAAGATTCCTGGGTGGGAATTTGagcctggaaaaggagagagagaatggGAATCTTTGGGTTTagaggggggtttttttgggtcatttatttgctatttctgcaaatttaaaaataccccaaattTAATCTGGTTCGTTCCTGACACCGACTGGGAACTTGGGGGGTCCGGGGGTCCCGGAGGAGTTTCGGGAACTCCACAGGAGTTTCTCCCTCAGGTTCTTCCCGGTTTTTCCAGCTGAAGGAGACGGGATCGAGCCCCCTTCAACCTCCTCAGagatgccaggaaaaaaaaggccaaattAACCCCCATTTTGGGCAAAATTCCctcttttatctccttttcctgccGCAAATTCTCCCACCCGAAGTTTCAAAGTTCTCAAAACTGCGATATTTTTTTTTCGCCTTTAAAACAACTTTAATTCATTTcttgatacaaaaaaaatcccgGAGAATTTGACCATCCCAAAGCCCTGGATGGGATTGAGCCCAACAAAAGCGGGGAACACGGAGCACGGGGAATGTGCCCGGGAGAACGAGGAGGGGAAAGCTCCAAACACACTTAAATTCACACATTTGTAACAATCGCGGTTTGGAATGGGAACAGGAACTCCTCCAAAGGATTTCTGAACCTCATCCCAGCTTTCTTTCaatcaattatttcttttaaaaaatgtttagaattttctctttttattctcctctcctctcctctcctctcctctcctctcctctcctctcctctcctctcctctcctctcctctcctctcctctcctctcctctcctctcctctcctctcctctcctctcctctcctctcctctcctctcctctcctctcctctcctctcctctcctctcctctcctctcctctcctctcctctcctctcctctcctcctctcctctcctctcctctcctctcctctcctctcctctcctctcctctcctctcctctcctctcctctccctctcctctcctctcctctcctctcctctcctctcctctcctctcctctcctctcctctcctctcctcttcctctccctctcctcttttttccatccttctctccctccctcctttccatctcttttccCATCCACGGTCTCAACTTTCCCCAGATTCAATTTTCCATCCCTGACATCCAGCATTtgcctcttccctccttcccacggAGCCCTTCCCTCATCCCCTCCGGATTTAAAGCGGCACCGGCATCGGCACCGAGCGGATCCGGAGCGTCCCCTCTTCCCCTTGGGACACAAACGGGAAGAACTTTCCCGAGGGATCCTCCCCGGCCCCCAGCGACATCCCCGCCACCAGATCCTTCTGCTCCACATCATAAAATTCCAGCCGCTCTTCCTCCGAGTCCAGGAACAGCCCGAGCGCGGAGAGACCCCGGCTCTGCTCCCTGAGCAGGCGGCTGCCGCTGCCGCTGGAGAAAAGCTGTCCCTGGGATGCGCGCAGAGCCCAGCAATGCCGGGAATGCCGGGAATGCCGGGAATGCGGCCCGGCAAGGCTCGGTCCGTCCCGCAGCACTCCCAGCGCCCAGTCCCGCTCCCGGCCCAGCTCCACTTCCCAGTAGCGCTTCCCGGCTCCCAGCGCGTCCCTCGCCACCAGCACCGGCACCTGGAGCGGATCCTGCGCATCCCCGAGATCCAGGGGCCGCGCCTCGGGATCCAGCGCCACGGGAACTGCGGGGAACGGGAAGGATCCCATGAGCGGAGCGGCCCCGGGAGCTCCCGGCGGCTTCCGCGAGGGATTGGGACATTCCCGGGGAGTGCAGGGGATGCGGCCACTGAGGAACCGAGGGGCCACGGAATCCCTGAATCCCCAAATCCcagaaaccccaaatcccagaatcccaaaATCCACAAATCCCTGAAACCCTGAATCCCAGAGTCAGTGAGGTCCTGGGATGGCTCAACAAGGAATTCAAACGCTCCCTGGAACAGGGGATGTGGCCATTGAGGAATTGAGGGGCCACGGAATCCCTGTGTCCTGGAATCTCCAAATCCCAGGGTCcctgaatcccagaatcccCAAATTCCTGAATTCCAGAATCCCGAAATCCCATTCTCTCAGAATCCCGGAGTGGGTGAGCTCCTGGGCTGACTGAACAAGGAATTTTAACATTCCCCTGCCGTCACTGAGGAAACGAGGGGCTGGCCTCGGAAACCCTGAATCCCTGAGTCCCTGAGTCCCAGAAGCCTGGAATCCCCAAATGCCTGAAACCTTGGGTCCCACAATCCCTGAATCCCCAAATCCCAGAATTCCTGAACTCCAGAATCCCAGAGTCCCACACTGGGTGAGGTCGTGGTGTTGgtcaaaatggaattttaacATTTCCCAGAACAAGGAAGCGGCCACTGAGGAACTGAGGGAACAGAATCCCTCAATCCCTGAATTCCTGAGTCCCcaaatcccagaatccctgaAGCCTAGAATCCCTAAATCCCAGAGTGGGTGAGGACCTGGGGTGGTTCAACAAGGAATTTAAACATTCCCTGGAACGGGGGATGTGGCCAATGAGGAACTGAGGGGCCACGGGATCCCTGAATCGCTGAATTCCCAAATCCCTGGatccccaaatcccacagtGGGTGAAGTTCTGCattcatggaatggtttgggttggaaggagccgAAATCCCATCCAATCCCATCcaattccatgggcagggacaccttccactgttcCGGGCTGCTCCAATCCCCTCCCAACGCGGCCTTGGgcgcttccagggatggggaatccacagcttccctggcaaTTCCATTCCAATCCATCCCCGCCCTCACAGGCAGGGATCTCTTCCCCAGATCCCCCCCAAATCTCCCGTTTCCCCGCGGGAAGCCGCTCCCTGTGTCCCGCCATTCCCTGCTCACCCGCGTGGCTCCGGGCTTCCCAGAAATCTGCGGGAAGGAAACGGAAAGGGGAATTTCATGGATCTGTTGGGCAGCAATTTCAGTGATTGCAATGAATGAAAGGAATTGATTGGACTGAAATGAGgcaataaaatggaatttttatcCCACTTACCCAGCTCGGCTCGGAGTCGCTctggaaaggagagaaattcCAGTTATTGGCACTTCTTCACTGGGAGTTTTCCAGGTCAGACAACCCCAATCCATGGAAAATCCCGCCACACCAGGGGTTGGTATTTGAATTTTTGAATTCCAATTCAGCATAAAAAATTAGTGGggtttaattaaaataagcGGGGTTTATATTTGTGGGTTTCAATGAAATTATCCGGGTTTTTATTTGTGGGGTTCTGTATAATTATATCTCATATAATAGATGAGATCTAATAATATATAGCCAAatatagtaataaaaaatagagTATTATATAATAACAACATTCTATTATATAGATTATGCAACTATATCATTTATATGCAGCACATTAAATATAATGTATGGGGTATATAACACCTCACTGCTATGATATATAATATACATCTATTTTACATATTATGTGTAAGGTAGTATATATATTATTGTATATGGCATATAATAtaagaatatataaaattataatacattatataataatatatattatagCACATAAATTTAATGAAATACAATATAATATAATGCAGTATAATAGAATAATATAATTATCGCGTTATATTATATTGTTATATAGTATAATTATATTATATACtatataatatattattatctatatatatatataatataaatatattttatttattataatttattttcagattatatgacatttttaatataagCACTTTAAGAATTATGTGCAATATGCATAATATATGATTGCCATAtaatagaaatacaaaaattctatttttagaaTTTATATTATGtgatatattaatatattatgtctctaaaatatatatactataATACATATAATACCTGCAATATTATTATAATACGTACAATAAGATGTAATATATAGAAATATACAGTTATATATAATGTATTACTATTTATTGAAAATTCAGgagtgaaattaaataattaaataaataattaaataaataattgaacAAATTTAATTTAGGACCCAAGCTTagaatacaaaataattaaatctaaTTCCGTAAAACGTAGgagtaaaattaattatatttcatttaagagcaaaattaatttaatttaatttaatttaggtGAAAAAATGATGGGgatttaaagtatttctttgtCCTCAATTATTAAAGCTCTGACAAGGAGTTCTACCGGAAAATAGGAAATGAATCAACTGGAAAATCAAACGATtagaaaagaaatcctttggAAAGAAATCCATTTGATTTTATCCTCATATAACGATCCGCATCTCTTTTTGGGATAAAACAGCACCCGGGAAGAATGAAAGGAGCAGGAGAATTGTTCTTACCCAGCTGTGCCTTCGAATGgtctttttctgaaataattgaGACATTAATTGataaatttctgttaaaaacttCAATTATGACATGGTTTTGACCACTTTTTAGTCCCTCTTTTTTCAATAAACttcaataacattttaaaaattaatcaaataaaaatcagtaaatcaaaattaaatgaaaattcatgCATAAggattaattaaataaaagtaagtaaagataaattaaatgaaaattaattacataaaaattaataaaataaaataaaataaaataaaataaaattaaattaaattaatcctCCACCTCCCAAATCCACTttccaaaaatccctttctcaCCAGCTGGATTTTGGAATATCCCTCAGGCCCCTCAGGAAGAGCCCCAGACTTGTGTCATTTAAAGACTTCCATAAATTAGCgtggaaataaatttcaaataattcaTTAAGGAGGAAATAAACATGAATGAATTAAAGAGGGAATAAATTCCAGTTGAAATCATtgagctcccagcagtgcctcGGTGCTGCTCCCACAATTTCATGGGGAATTGAGGCTGAAGAGCCAAAAATTTGGGGTGAAATTTAGCAGGAAATGGGTCAGGGAATCATGGGAAGGTtgaaacataataaaatattaataattaacaTATTGTTGTTCAATATTTTACTTATGCAATATTTAATCATTTTGTAAGGTAATTGTTATATAGCATATTATAGAATACAGTTAtgtacatttatattttataaaattgcagctcattttatattaattaatacgtaattatatattataatacACTAAATTATAGTCTACTCTATGGCATTCTATTCTA
This region includes:
- the LOC120412282 gene encoding LOW QUALITY PROTEIN: zinc finger and SCAN domain-containing protein 31-like (The sequence of the model RefSeq protein was modified relative to this genomic sequence to represent the inferred CDS: deleted 2 bases in 1 codon); translated protein: MGVGEGSFLNHPLSPPFPRSASGYSGGSRRSSAGWRPPLPGPAGGCDPRTPRRGGPGGGDTGGPSGRRWPRGEWTRRLVPALPGGPGAGSGGAGTEMRRLRFRQFRYQEAAGPRDVCRRLRELSQGWLRPEVRSKEQIMELLVLEQFLSILPEDIQSWVWVRHPESCAQAVALAESFQLGHGDPAGIWEQQVTVRVKVEDVAPGDMEDPGALGVPPSPLSPSESPWEEAAPGKEKVVAEEEELREGGPITAPELPLPQPQHPTRRPQSRDSRPERTPPAPNPAGPHRSHGKPHGGRRERGEAAGAAVPLRAVRKELRPPDAPEDPSGRTRGLKPYGCGACGKRFGHLSTLTTHRRLHTGERPYGCGACGKSFTNPSDLNKHQRSHTGERPYPCPACGKRFSQQSNLTMHRRSHTQERPYPCRTCGKSFKYLADLTVHERSHTGERPFPCGHCGKSFSNKSSLARHTRIHARAAARDK